The Gemmatimonadaceae bacterium genomic sequence GGTGCGCGAATGGACGATTCGGCGCGCGACGGGCACCTGGCGGTACAGGCTCGAGGGAAACGCGACGGTGGTGTTGGCGAGCGACTCTTCGACTCCGGCGGCGCCGATTCACACGATGGCGGAGTATTCGTTGACGGTCGATTCGACCGGCGGCGGATCGGCGTACAGCATCACGGGTCGGGTCGACTCGTCGACACTGACCGCGGGCGGGCGCGTCCCCCCGCGGCCGGCCGACTCCACGCTCACCACGTTCTCAGCGCGGCTCGATTCGGCGACCGGCCTAACGGACGTCGCACTGGGCGGCGGTGCGCGCGCGACGTGTGCTGGAGGCGTGACGCCGACGGTGGCAGCGGGGTTGACGCTGCTCGTGTCCACGCCATCGCATCTGCAACAGGGCACGGTCTGGCACGACTCGACGTCGACGACGACGTGTCGCGGAACCGTGGCGGTGGTGTCGAAAGTGTCGCGAACGTTTCAGTTGGTCGACACGGCCACGTGGAACGGGCAGTCGGTGCTACGTGTGAACGTGACGTCGACGTCGACCGTCGACGGACAAGGTCTTGCCTCCGCGGCGGGCGACAGCATCTGGGTGACCGGCACCGGCACATCGTCGGGCACGCTGCTGCTCGATCCGTTGGGGATGATGCCGGTGTGGTCGACGATGACGGGCAACTCCGGGATTGCCGTGCGAAGTCACGAGACCACGCTGCCGTTCAAGCAGCAGGTGACCGATACGACGACGATGCTCGATTATCGGCCGGGCACCGGCCGGCCATGACGCGCGTTTGCGTTAGTCAATGAGACGCAGCGGCATGATGAGGCACATGTACTGTGCCGGGTCATTCCAGCCGACGGGTTCGACGGTTGCGGCTCTTTCTGGTGCTTTGAACGTCAGTCGCACTTCATCGGTCGGCATGTTGCGCAGGATTTCGAGCAGATAGCTGGCATTGAAGCCGATGTCGAGCGCGTCACCTTCGTAGGTGACGGGCAGCTCGTCTTGCGCTTCTCCCAAGTCCGGCGTCTGGACGCTGAATTTGGCCATTCCTGCGTTGAACGACATGCGGATCCGATGCGTCTGATCGGAGGCAACCACCGACATGCGCTTGAGCGCTTGTGAGAGCGCGTTCTTGTCGGCAAGCGCGATGCGGTCGTTATCGCGCGGAATCACCTGCTCGTACGGCGGGTACGGGCCTTCGATGAGGCGGGTGAAGACCGCGGTGAGCGGCGATCGGAATCCGAGATGGTTCTCTCCGCGCGCGATCTCCAGATCTTCTTCTGCGGGAAAGAGTCGTCGCAGCTGCTCGAGCGCTTTGGGCGGAATGATCAGATCTTCGGAGTGGCCATTTTGCCCCGCGACAGGGACGTCGATTTTCGCGAGGCGGTGACCGTTGGTCGCGACCATGCGCATGCGGTCTCCGCGCAATTCCCACAGCACGCCATTGAGAATCGGTCTGCTCTCTTCGGTGGAGACGGCGAACGCGGTGTGCGCGATGAGCTTTTGGAGCTCTCCGGATTTGATTCTCCAGCTTTCCGAGAACTTGACTGCCGGAAAGGTCGGGAATTCGTCGCGGGGCAAGCCGAGTAGACGGAAGCGAGACCGTCCGCACTCGAGCGTGATTTTCTGTTCGCCGACTGCGCTGATCTTCACCGGCGCAGAGGGAAGCTCGCGCACGATTTCGGCGAGTTTCTTGGCGGGAACGGTGATGGCTCCCTGGCTTTCGACGTCGGCGATGACTTCGGTGGAGACGGCCATGTCGAGATCCGTGCCGGACAAGCGGATCCCGCGCTCGTTGGTCTCGAGCAAGATGTTGGACAAAACCGGCAGTGTTGTTTTCGCCGGCACTGTCGCAATCACTGCCGACAATCCGTCCTGAAGTTTTTCGCGCGCGATAGTGAAGCGCATTCCGATCCTCTGGTCCCGGATGTTCGCGGGGCTTGGAGTGAAAACGTGAACTCGCGGTGTTTTTTCTACTACTTCTTTACTGTTGGATCAAGAGTAGTAGAAGTAGTAGGGGGTGTGGAACTTGGGAAAACCAGGCGAAAGCATGAAGCGCGCAGCAGTTATCGTACTGAGAAAGCTGTGGGAAACCAAGTTGCTTTCCTGGGAGCGTTGGAAAACGTGCGATGCGATGTGGAGACGCCATCGATTTCCCACGGCGTGCACATCACGTGTGAAGATCCGAAATGCTTTTCCGCAGTGATTCCACACGAGCATTGAACGGAGCGTCGCCGGCCAGCAGCGATTGGACCCGCTCGAGGCTATGGATAACGGTGGAGTGATCGCGTCCACCGAAGGCGTTGCCGATTTCGACGAGTTGGAGGCCGAGGAATTCGCGGATGAGGAACATCGCGACCTGGCGCGGCACGGTGAGCTGTTTGGTGCGGCTCTTGGAGCGCAGGCCTTCGACGTTGATGCTGAACTCTCGAGCAACCAGGTGCTGGATGGACTGAACGCTCAGCGCGTGTTTTTCATCGGCTGTGTTGTCGCCATTTAGCCGCAGTTTGTCACGAAGTGCTTCTCGCGCCAGGCTGACCGACACGTCGCGGTGTTTGAGCGAGGCGTAGGCGAGGAGTCGGATGAGCGAGCCTTCGAGCTCGCGGACGCTGGAGCGGACGTGTTCGGCAATGAAGCGGATGACATCTTCCGGAATGGTGAGCTCGAGGTGATCGAGGCGCGCCTTGTTCTGGAGGATGGCGATGCGGTGTTCGAGGTCGGGCTGTTCGATATCGGCGACCATGCCCCATTGGAACCGGCTGACGAGGCGTGCCTCGAGTCCCGGGATTTCGGATGGTGGGCGGTCGCTGGTGAGGATGATTTGTCGTCCCGCTTCGTAGAGCGCGTTGAACGTGTGGAAGAACTCTTCCTGGGTGGCTTCGGTGCGTTTGAGAAAGTGGACGTCGTCGAGCAGGAGGAGATCCGTTTCGCGGTAGCGCCGGCGGAATTCGGGGGTGGACCGTTTTTGGATGGCGGTGACGAGCTCGTTGGTGAACTGTTCGGTGCCGACGAAGCAGACGCGCGTTGACGGTGCGCGCTGCATGATCTCGTGGGCAACGGCTTGCATGAGGTGCGTTTTGCCCAGCCCGGTATCGCCGTAGATGAAGAGCGGGTTGTAGACTTTTCCTGGCGCGGCGGCGACGGCTTGTGCGGCAGCGGCGGCGAGCTCGTTGGATTTTCCGATGACGAAATTGTGGAACGTGTAGCGAGCGCTGAGTTGGACGCCGGGCGCATCGCCAGGCGCTGTTTGGCGAGCCTGGTCGGGCGGCGGGGCGACGAACAAGTCCATTTGGGGCCGAGTCTTTCGTTCTTCGTCGACGCGAAAGACGATGGTGATGGGGTGGCCTAACGCCAGTGGCGCGAGACTGGCGAGATACTGCGAGTGCTTGGATTCATTCCAATCGGCGGCGAATCGATCGGGTGCCGCGACGACGATCGTATCGCCTTCCAGTTCCAGTGCTTCGGTCGGCTCCAGCCATGTTCGGTACGTTTGCTCGGGCAGCTCGAGGCGAGCGCGATCGAGCAAGCGGGACCATGTTTCTGTTGCCGTAAGCGTCATGCTGGGGAACAACTCGGAAGGGGACGCGAAGCTAGATTCGGCGTGTGGAAAAGTCAATCCGATGAAAACACGGCAGTAGCGTGAGTGGCGGCAACTCGAATTGCGGAGCGGCGCGCGAAAAGTGTGGCGTTGACCGGTGTGCGTGTGGTTGGTAGGTTTCATGTTCTGTCTGTTGTGAACGGAACACGCATTGGAGTAAGGACATGGGCAAGCCAACGTATCGTCCTCGGAACAAACGCCGCATTCGCACGCACGGATTTATGGAGCGGATGTCGACGCGTTGGGGGCGTGAGGTATTGAGTCGGCGTCGCAAGAAGGGTCGGAAGCGGTTGACCGTTCGGCTTCCGTCGAAGTACGCAGGCGCCTGAGCGTCGGCGGTTCACGCGCCCGCATCGGTTGACGCGGCGCGCGGAGTTGGAGCGAGTTACGCGCGAGGGGAAGCGCATCCGAACCGACAGCCTCGAGCTGCGGTGGATCGCTTCCCCTCTTGGACATCCGGGTGGGACGGGCGGGGGTGGGGGTGGGGGTGGGGGACGCGTCGGATTCATTGTGCCGAGGTATGCGGAGACTGCTGTGGCGCGCAATCGGCTCAAGCGGCGGCTGCGAGAGATCGCGCGCGTGGAGATTCTGCCTCGGATGGGCTCGTTGGACGCCATCATTCGAGCGCGGCCGGTAGCATATCGTGTCACGTTTGCCGAACTTCGGCGCGAGATGACACGTATGGGCGATGGATTGGTCGCCGAAGCGGAGCGCGAGTGATGCGGTGGGTGTTGATTTTTCTGGTGCGCGGCTATCAGGTCGCGCTCTCGCCGCTTCTGCCGTCGGCGTGCCGGTTCATGCCGAGTTGTTCGGCGTACGCCGTGGAGGCTTTGGAACGACATGGAGCGCTGCGCGGCGGATGGCTAACCATCCGCAGACTTGCGCGTTGCCACCCATTCTGTGTGGGCGGCTATGATCCGGTGCCTTGAGCCCGGCTGCGAATTGAAATGGAAAAACGATTCTGGATTTTTCTCGCGGTGGCGTTTGTCGTGTTGTACGGGACAATGCTGCTATTTCCGTCACCGCAGCAACCGAAACCGCAGGCAGGAGACTCGTCGGCGGTGCGCGATACCACGCACCGTGCGGTTGAGCCATCGAGGGTCGCGACGTCCGCGCCTGTTGTGCCGAGCCCCGCGAGAGTCGATACCACTGCGGTGTCGAACGCGCGGGTCGATACCATCGTGGTACACACATCGAACGCGACGTACCGAATCAGCACGCGCGGTGCGGCGCCGATCGGCGCCCGCATGGACGAGTTCCGTGCCTACTCGAAGGGCGATGGCAAGGTAGAGTTGGCGCGAAGCGGCTCGCCTCTGCTGTCGTATGCCGTGGTCTCGGAGAGTCGGGACACGATCTCGCTGGACCGCACTTCGTTCACCGTGGATTCATCGGCGCGCGGCGCGGGCGGGCTGCCAATCCTGCGGTTCCGCGGTGCGTTAGGCGCCGACACGGCGATGATCTCGTACACGTTCTCGCCGGACAGCTATCTGGTGCGGGTGAGCGGGTCCGTGCATTCCACCGGGGCCGCTTCGGGCGCACCGCGGGTGCTGGTCGTTTCGCTGCCCTCGTGGTTTCGATCATCGGAGGCGGACTCGGCCGAGGATGACCGGCACCTCGCGTTCGTGGTGAAGACGATGCGGGACGACCCCGAGAGCATCGACTTCTCGAAGCTCGACTCGACGGCCGCCCGGGTCCAGAACGGACCGCTCAACTGGGTGGCGAGCAAGAACAAGTACTTTCTGGTCGCGATGATGTCCGACACGGCGCGGTCACCGTTTGCGGGCGCCGTGTTCGAGGGCGTGCCGCGTCCGGCGAAGACGATGGCCGTTCGCGCATCCGGGCGCGTCATTCAGCAGCTGCCGGCGGATGGCACGTTCGCGTTCACGCTCTACATCGGGCCGCAGGAATGGCGGCGACTGCTCGCGTTAGGCCGCGAGATGCAGAACGTGAATCCGCACGGTTGGATTTTCCGGCCGATCGTCCAGCCGTTCATCACGCTGCTCATGCGGCTGTTGCTGTGGGCGCACGACATATCGCGGATCAACTACGGCTGGCTCGTCGTGATCTTCGGTGTCGCCATCCGCCTGCTGCTCTGGCCTCTGAACCAGAGCGCCATGCGCGCGCAGCTCAAGCTGCAGCGCATTCAGCCCGAGCTGCAGGTGATTCAGAAGAAGTTCAAGAATACGCCGGACAAGCTGAACGCGGAGATGATGAAGCTGTACCGCGAGCACGACATGAGTCCGTTCAGTCCGTTGGCGGGCTGCGTGCCGATGCTGATTCCGATGCCGGTGCTGTATGCGCTGTACTTCGTGTTCCAGGACACGATCGAATTTCGCGGCGTGTCGTTCTTGTGGATGGCGGACATCTCGCAGCGGGATCCGTACTACATCCTGCCGATTCTGATGGCCGTGTCGATGTTCTTCCTCTCGTGGATCGGCTTGCGGGCGTCGCCGCAGAACTCGCAGGCGAAGATGATGGCGTACACGATGCCGGTCGTCATGGGCGTGTTCTTCTATCGCTTGGCGGCGGGGCTCAATCTGTACTATGCGGTGCAGAACCTGGCGGCGATTCCGCAGCAGTGGTTGATTGCGCGCGAGCGAGCGAAGGCGGGGGTGCCGGCGACGTCGGCGGGGCCGGCCGGGGCGCGAGCCACGTAGCGTCGATGCGCATCGACGCCCGTTAGGCAGTGAGCGCGGTGCTTCCCGGCGCTGAAGACACGATCGCGGCGCTGGCGACACCGCCGGGGCGGAGCGCGATCGCTGTTGTGCGCCTCAGCGGTCCACTGGCCCACGACATCGCGAGGCGCCTCCTCGAACCGTGGCGGGCGACGCCCCGCGCGGCGTATCGCGCGACGCTCCGGGATCCATCGACGGGCCGCGTCATCGAGCGGCCGGTGGTGACGGTCTATCGCGCGCCACGCTCCTACACGGGCGACGACCTCGTCGAGCTGAGCGTGCACGGCGGGCACGTGGGGCCGGCGCGCGCGTTAGGCGCCTGCTTGGCGGCCGGCGCGCGCCTCGCGCTCCCGGGCGAGTTCACGCGCCGGGCGGTGGCAGCCGGCAAACTCGACGTGCTCCAGGCGGAAGCGATCGGGGACCTCATCGACGCCGAGTCGCAGGCGATGCACGATTCGGCTCTCGAGCAGCTGGAGGGGCGGCTGTCGCGCCGGGTCGCGGAGCTGCGCGAGTCGGTTCTGCGGGTGGAAGCGATGATCGCGTACGACATCGACTTCCCCGAGGAGGACAGCGGGCCGATCGAGCCCGCGCGCGTCGCGGAAGCGATCGCGGCGCTCGAGGACGCGCTCGAGCGTCTCCTCGGCACCGCGGCGGCGGGCGAGATGGTGCGGCGCGGCGCGCGGGTTGTATTGGCCGGCGCGCCGAACGTGGGCAAGTCGTCGTTGTTCAATGCGCTCGTGGGTCGGGAGCGGGCGATCGTGACGCCGATCCCGGGAACGACGCGGGATGCGATCGAGGCTGTCGTGGACCTGGGTGCGTGGCCGATCCGGTTGATCGATACGGCGGGTCTCCGCGCGTCGGCGGATCCGATCGAGCAGTTAGGCGTGGCGATGACCGAGCGAGCGCTGGCCGAGGCCGACGTGGTGCTGGCGTGCGGCGATAGCGCCTCGTCGTTAGGCGCGGCGGGCGCGGCGGCGCGCGCCCGGACGGCGGCGCCGGTGGTGCCGGTGCGGACGAAGGCCGATCTCCTGGCCCCGGCCGATTTAGTATCTGTGCGATACCAAAGCGAGTCGACGGTGGCGGTGAGTGCCGTCACCGGCGCCGGCCTGGCCGAGCTCAGGGAGCGGCTCGAGGCGATGATCGCGGGGCGTGTCGGCGAGGAGTGGCGCGACGCGCCGCTCTTGACGCGCGAGCGGCACCGCGCCGCGATCGCGTTGGCGCGCGCGGAGGTCGCCGCGTTCAAGCAGGCGTGGAGCGACGGCGAGGTCGGCGTGCCCATCGTGGTGGCCGCGGTTCACCTGCGAGCCGCGGCGATGGCGCTGGAATCGCTCATCGGCGCGATCGACGTCGAAGACGTGCTGGATCGCGTCTTCAGCACGTTCTGCGTGGGGAAATGAGCCGGCGCCGAGCCGGGGCCGCCCCGCGACTCCGTTAGGCGGTGGCCGCCGTCTCG encodes the following:
- the rpmH gene encoding 50S ribosomal protein L34, producing MGKPTYRPRNKRRIRTHGFMERMSTRWGREVLSRRRKKGRKRLTVRLPSKYAGA
- the yidD gene encoding membrane protein insertion efficiency factor YidD; amino-acid sequence: MRWVLIFLVRGYQVALSPLLPSACRFMPSCSAYAVEALERHGALRGGWLTIRRLARCHPFCVGGYDPVP
- the dnaA gene encoding chromosomal replication initiator protein DnaA yields the protein MTLTATETWSRLLDRARLELPEQTYRTWLEPTEALELEGDTIVVAAPDRFAADWNESKHSQYLASLAPLALGHPITIVFRVDEERKTRPQMDLFVAPPPDQARQTAPGDAPGVQLSARYTFHNFVIGKSNELAAAAAQAVAAAPGKVYNPLFIYGDTGLGKTHLMQAVAHEIMQRAPSTRVCFVGTEQFTNELVTAIQKRSTPEFRRRYRETDLLLLDDVHFLKRTEATQEEFFHTFNALYEAGRQIILTSDRPPSEIPGLEARLVSRFQWGMVADIEQPDLEHRIAILQNKARLDHLELTIPEDVIRFIAEHVRSSVRELEGSLIRLLAYASLKHRDVSVSLAREALRDKLRLNGDNTADEKHALSVQSIQHLVAREFSINVEGLRSKSRTKQLTVPRQVAMFLIREFLGLQLVEIGNAFGGRDHSTVIHSLERVQSLLAGDAPFNARVESLRKSISDLHT
- the yidC gene encoding membrane protein insertase YidC, which gives rise to MLLFPSPQQPKPQAGDSSAVRDTTHRAVEPSRVATSAPVVPSPARVDTTAVSNARVDTIVVHTSNATYRISTRGAAPIGARMDEFRAYSKGDGKVELARSGSPLLSYAVVSESRDTISLDRTSFTVDSSARGAGGLPILRFRGALGADTAMISYTFSPDSYLVRVSGSVHSTGAASGAPRVLVVSLPSWFRSSEADSAEDDRHLAFVVKTMRDDPESIDFSKLDSTAARVQNGPLNWVASKNKYFLVAMMSDTARSPFAGAVFEGVPRPAKTMAVRASGRVIQQLPADGTFAFTLYIGPQEWRRLLALGREMQNVNPHGWIFRPIVQPFITLLMRLLLWAHDISRINYGWLVVIFGVAIRLLLWPLNQSAMRAQLKLQRIQPELQVIQKKFKNTPDKLNAEMMKLYREHDMSPFSPLAGCVPMLIPMPVLYALYFVFQDTIEFRGVSFLWMADISQRDPYYILPILMAVSMFFLSWIGLRASPQNSQAKMMAYTMPVVMGVFFYRLAAGLNLYYAVQNLAAIPQQWLIARERAKAGVPATSAGPAGARAT
- the mnmE gene encoding tRNA uridine-5-carboxymethylaminomethyl(34) synthesis GTPase MnmE, translating into MSAVLPGAEDTIAALATPPGRSAIAVVRLSGPLAHDIARRLLEPWRATPRAAYRATLRDPSTGRVIERPVVTVYRAPRSYTGDDLVELSVHGGHVGPARALGACLAAGARLALPGEFTRRAVAAGKLDVLQAEAIGDLIDAESQAMHDSALEQLEGRLSRRVAELRESVLRVEAMIAYDIDFPEEDSGPIEPARVAEAIAALEDALERLLGTAAAGEMVRRGARVVLAGAPNVGKSSLFNALVGRERAIVTPIPGTTRDAIEAVVDLGAWPIRLIDTAGLRASADPIEQLGVAMTERALAEADVVLACGDSASSLGAAGAAARARTAAPVVPVRTKADLLAPADLVSVRYQSESTVAVSAVTGAGLAELRERLEAMIAGRVGEEWRDAPLLTRERHRAAIALARAEVAAFKQAWSDGEVGVPIVVAAVHLRAAAMALESLIGAIDVEDVLDRVFSTFCVGK
- the dnaN gene encoding DNA polymerase III subunit beta; translation: MRFTIAREKLQDGLSAVIATVPAKTTLPVLSNILLETNERGIRLSGTDLDMAVSTEVIADVESQGAITVPAKKLAEIVRELPSAPVKISAVGEQKITLECGRSRFRLLGLPRDEFPTFPAVKFSESWRIKSGELQKLIAHTAFAVSTEESRPILNGVLWELRGDRMRMVATNGHRLAKIDVPVAGQNGHSEDLIIPPKALEQLRRLFPAEEDLEIARGENHLGFRSPLTAVFTRLIEGPYPPYEQVIPRDNDRIALADKNALSQALKRMSVVASDQTHRIRMSFNAGMAKFSVQTPDLGEAQDELPVTYEGDALDIGFNASYLLEILRNMPTDEVRLTFKAPERAATVEPVGWNDPAQYMCLIMPLRLID